Proteins encoded in a region of the Mucispirillum schaedleri ASF457 genome:
- a CDS encoding DUF445 domain-containing protein has translation MLEQPIVSLVTTPLVAGVVGYITNKIAIKMLFRPYEPKWYTLGWQGIVPKTRPKLAVKISEIVGQKLLAHDDFLYALENNDIKTKIHSIIADKLKSLNAKDIHAVIRLSSLEDKIIDNKDTINNILNNTAISVVDIFLNRQININNFREPVFQLVKNFNLEKAIDNQLENTINSFLSEDKTLQDILPQDILNRKNDLVEYLTITIMANIRRLGKNDMIKAVLAQKVVNFKDSMLSSATGMDVLKAGFINLFLSNEKIEQIVENELPHITEDLSTNPVIYKNIYKTIEDEIDNLLKKPVNEVMVKLGFSDNHDIVLYIKNHFVTNTNILDKVSALILDKLYQYSNLSIKEILVLLNIDIYKFIKIDVMDILNAENYKTMKSNMINKFTAFISSNYNKIADVITEVAVKLIKSNLKYALNAVNIEKIVKDKINALPLPEVENILFSFMKEHFKWINILGFFIGFVIGLTQALIVFFTGV, from the coding sequence TTGTTAGAGCAGCCAATAGTTAGCCTTGTAACTACCCCGCTTGTTGCAGGTGTAGTTGGTTATATAACAAACAAAATAGCAATAAAAATGCTTTTCAGACCTTATGAACCTAAATGGTATACATTAGGCTGGCAGGGTATTGTCCCTAAAACAAGGCCAAAATTAGCAGTTAAAATCTCTGAAATTGTTGGGCAGAAACTTTTAGCACATGATGATTTTTTATATGCACTTGAAAATAATGATATAAAAACCAAAATTCACAGTATAATTGCAGATAAACTTAAAAGCCTTAATGCAAAAGATATTCATGCTGTTATAAGGCTTTCCAGCTTAGAAGATAAAATTATTGATAATAAAGATACAATTAATAATATTTTAAATAATACTGCCATTTCAGTAGTTGATATTTTTCTTAATAGGCAAATAAATATTAATAATTTTAGAGAGCCAGTATTTCAGCTAGTTAAAAATTTCAATTTGGAAAAAGCAATAGATAACCAGCTTGAAAATACAATAAATTCATTTCTATCAGAAGATAAAACATTACAGGATATACTTCCACAGGATATTTTAAATAGAAAAAATGATTTAGTTGAATACTTAACAATCACTATTATGGCTAATATAAGAAGGCTTGGTAAAAATGATATGATAAAAGCTGTTTTAGCTCAAAAGGTAGTGAACTTTAAAGACAGTATGCTTTCTTCTGCAACTGGTATGGATGTGTTAAAAGCTGGATTTATTAACCTGTTTTTAAGTAATGAAAAAATAGAGCAGATTGTAGAAAATGAACTTCCACATATAACTGAAGATTTATCTACTAACCCTGTGATTTATAAAAATATTTATAAAACAATTGAAGATGAAATTGATAATCTTCTTAAAAAGCCAGTAAATGAAGTAATGGTTAAATTAGGCTTTAGTGATAATCACGATATAGTTTTATATATAAAAAATCATTTTGTTACAAACACTAACATATTAGATAAAGTTTCTGCTTTAATATTAGATAAGTTATACCAATACAGCAATTTAAGCATAAAAGAAATTTTAGTGCTTTTAAATATTGATATTTATAAATTTATAAAAATAGATGTTATGGATATTTTGAATGCTGAAAACTATAAAACAATGAAATCAAATATGATAAATAAATTTACTGCATTTATAAGCAGTAATTATAATAAAATAGCTGATGTTATTACAGAAGTGGCTGTTAAACTTATTAAAAGTAATTTAAAATATGCACTTAATGCTGTAAATATTGAAAAAATTGTAAAAGATAAAATTAATGCCCTTCCTTTACCTGAAGTAGAAAATATATTATTTTCTTTCATGAAAGAGCATTTTAAATGGATAAATATTTTAGGCTTTTTTATAGGGTTTGTAATTGGGCTTACTCAAGCATTAATTGTATTTTTTACGGGAGTATAA
- the mltG gene encoding endolytic transglycosylase MltG, with protein MKKKIIISLVSLVILASMAVMATAFYLYSSSKSFLDSNRVSTELFIEKGQSYSKLYNEIFQDTDTPAGLDIYLRKIIKLPQNMKFGYYMADNISYSEFLSNIMNGVQSTVKVTVPEGFNVFDIANALEKAGVAKKDEFLSLVFNNEYAKKVTGYDYKSLEGFLFPGTYKFPKNFKPEYVVDTMYADFKKYLPADFKEKTAAQGLTEYEAIILASIVQKETYNVFEAPIVASVYYNRLNIDMILQADPTILYGKFLRGEYEIKIGKADLRDETNIYNTYKHKGLTPTPICSPSLIALEAVANPAKTNYLFFVASKDGEHLFSETYDVHRRYVNEHQKK; from the coding sequence ATGAAAAAGAAAATTATTATATCATTAGTATCATTAGTTATTTTAGCATCTATGGCAGTTATGGCAACAGCTTTTTATCTTTATTCATCATCTAAATCTTTTTTAGATAGTAATAGAGTATCTACAGAATTATTTATTGAAAAAGGTCAAAGTTATTCAAAACTTTATAATGAAATTTTTCAAGACACAGATACTCCTGCAGGGCTTGATATATACCTTAGAAAAATCATTAAACTGCCACAAAATATGAAATTTGGCTATTATATGGCAGATAATATTTCATACAGCGAGTTTTTATCAAACATTATGAATGGTGTTCAGTCCACTGTAAAAGTAACAGTCCCAGAAGGGTTCAATGTGTTTGATATTGCTAATGCTCTTGAAAAAGCAGGCGTTGCAAAAAAAGATGAGTTTTTATCTCTTGTATTTAATAATGAGTATGCAAAAAAAGTAACAGGATATGACTATAAAAGTTTAGAAGGTTTCCTATTTCCCGGAACATATAAATTTCCAAAAAACTTTAAACCAGAATATGTAGTAGATACAATGTATGCTGATTTTAAAAAATATCTTCCTGCTGATTTTAAAGAAAAAACAGCAGCTCAAGGTTTAACTGAATATGAAGCCATTATTTTAGCATCCATTGTGCAGAAAGAAACATATAATGTATTTGAAGCACCAATCGTTGCTTCTGTTTATTATAACAGGCTTAATATTGATATGATTTTGCAAGCTGACCCTACTATACTTTATGGTAAATTTTTAAGAGGCGAATATGAAATAAAAATTGGCAAAGCTGATTTAAGAGATGAAACAAACATATATAATACATATAAACATAAGGGGCTTACCCCTACTCCTATATGCAGCCCTTCATTAATTGCATTAGAAGCTGTTGCAAACCCTGCAAAAACTAATTATTTATTTTTTGTAGCAAGTAAAGATGGAGAACACTTATTTTCAGAAACTTATGATGTGCATAGAAGGTATGTAAATGAGCACCAAAAAAAATAA
- a CDS encoding DUF6731 family protein, with protein MSWSKKAIVSYHFIEAATDNYFDELKLSFNSLLKSEDSSGTFDAGQSHFFWKINSKVDIAATDTYFISVVKEKSAWPVWFREDEGIAEIPLNDGALGELYYAIVNPESRFILSLAALGGGPAGAFKKFLNEFSKDGSAKLTPLFEDKIDLTTLSWDFYKKIAISVNFPSYEYSAEFMTTKEGTLLGIIDELGGLKADITISAPKQKQNLNTSQTREIAKALLVNDFCSKLVLKGSDNDGEEIQEFDLKNAQVKYKEMVEISGSYMVEDEALPILKRAFNDRSHDLIHLSE; from the coding sequence TTGAGCTGGAGTAAAAAAGCTATAGTTTCATATCATTTTATAGAAGCAGCTACAGATAATTACTTTGATGAATTAAAACTTTCTTTTAATTCATTACTTAAAAGTGAAGATAGTTCTGGCACTTTTGATGCAGGGCAGTCACATTTTTTTTGGAAAATAAACAGTAAGGTGGATATTGCTGCAACAGATACTTATTTTATTTCAGTAGTAAAAGAAAAAAGTGCATGGCCTGTATGGTTTCGGGAAGATGAAGGCATTGCAGAAATCCCATTAAATGATGGTGCTCTTGGTGAGCTTTATTATGCAATAGTCAATCCTGAATCTCGTTTTATTTTATCTCTTGCAGCTCTAGGTGGCGGACCTGCAGGAGCATTTAAAAAATTTCTTAATGAATTTTCAAAAGATGGCAGTGCTAAACTAACACCTTTATTTGAAGATAAAATTGATTTAACTACATTATCATGGGATTTTTATAAAAAAATAGCTATATCAGTTAATTTCCCAAGTTATGAATACAGTGCAGAGTTTATGACAACAAAAGAAGGCACATTATTAGGTATTATAGATGAACTTGGTGGTTTAAAAGCAGATATTACAATTTCTGCTCCAAAACAAAAACAAAATTTAAATACGAGCCAGACAAGAGAAATTGCAAAAGCACTGCTAGTTAATGATTTTTGCAGTAAACTTGTTTTAAAAGGCTCTGATAATGATGGAGAAGAAATTCAAGAATTTGATTTAAAAAATGCTCAAGTAAAATATAAAGAAATGGTTGAGATTTCTGGCAGTTATATGGTGGAAGATGAAGCTCTTCCAATCCTAAAAAGAGCATTTAATGATAGAAGTCATGATTTAATACATTTATCGGAGTAA
- a CDS encoding long-chain-fatty-acid--CoA ligase — MIFRRKQEEVAKPKTIADILTYQSYKNGSKKYIFFKDIIYTYSQAEKICNKISRVLAFSGIRKGDRVAIMMENSPYFIFAAFAIAKAGGIIVPVNTFLKDKEVSYIISNSEAAAIFTSEKFKGIISKVKEDCSCLQSIFSFDDSAANWGAENVLVKDKNMSELPLEIGIKQEDTAVIIYTSGTTGAPKGAMLSHGNLISMVEMAAISYKMTHKDRFLLFLPMFHIYSFEVTIMFPSFLGASIVILESVMDLKTKKFRDILIFKRPTVMAAVPTVYSALVKAKMPKLFIKFIYPIKIHLCSGSGLPVDIYNKFYQKFGIPLIEGYGLSEASPVVAGNTLDDPRAGTVGRAFYGVSVKIVDKDDMEVPRGEVGEIIAKGPNIMQGYWKMPKETAEAVKNGWFFTGDLGTMDNDGFITIVDRKKDLILVKGMNVYPREIEEHIHHIKGVEAVAVISVPDEDGDETILAYIKKDPDVNITEKDIKAYLKKYIANFKIPKYVYFPNELPLTTIGKILKRKLKEMVMKGEIEGIK, encoded by the coding sequence ATGATATTTAGACGCAAACAAGAAGAGGTTGCAAAACCTAAAACTATTGCTGATATTTTAACATATCAGTCATACAAAAATGGCAGTAAAAAATATATCTTTTTTAAAGATATTATTTATACTTATTCGCAGGCTGAAAAAATATGTAATAAAATATCCCGAGTGCTTGCTTTTTCTGGTATTCGTAAAGGTGATAGAGTTGCCATAATGATGGAAAACTCACCTTATTTTATTTTTGCTGCTTTTGCAATAGCTAAAGCAGGTGGCATAATTGTGCCTGTAAATACTTTTTTAAAAGATAAAGAAGTAAGCTATATAATTTCTAACAGCGAAGCAGCAGCAATATTTACTTCTGAAAAATTTAAAGGAATAATAAGCAAAGTTAAAGAAGACTGCTCTTGTTTACAGTCCATTTTTTCATTTGATGACAGTGCTGCAAACTGGGGTGCTGAGAATGTATTAGTAAAAGATAAAAATATGAGCGAGCTGCCGCTTGAAATAGGTATAAAACAGGAAGATACTGCAGTTATTATTTATACATCTGGCACAACAGGTGCTCCAAAAGGTGCAATGCTCTCTCATGGTAATTTAATAAGTATGGTGGAAATGGCTGCTATATCTTATAAAATGACACATAAAGACAGATTTTTACTGTTTTTACCAATGTTTCATATATATTCTTTTGAAGTAACTATAATGTTTCCATCATTTTTAGGTGCATCTATTGTTATTTTAGAATCAGTTATGGATTTAAAAACTAAAAAATTCAGAGATATATTAATATTTAAACGGCCTACTGTAATGGCAGCAGTGCCAACAGTTTATTCTGCTCTTGTAAAAGCAAAAATGCCAAAACTTTTTATTAAATTTATCTATCCTATAAAAATACACTTATGCAGCGGCTCAGGTCTGCCTGTTGATATTTATAATAAATTTTATCAAAAATTTGGCATTCCTTTAATTGAAGGTTACGGGCTTTCAGAAGCTTCTCCAGTTGTAGCAGGCAACACTCTTGATGACCCTAGAGCTGGCACAGTTGGCAGAGCATTTTATGGGGTATCTGTTAAAATTGTTGATAAAGATGATATGGAAGTGCCAAGAGGTGAAGTTGGAGAGATTATAGCTAAAGGTCCTAATATTATGCAGGGATACTGGAAAATGCCAAAAGAAACTGCTGAAGCTGTAAAAAATGGCTGGTTTTTTACAGGCGATTTAGGAACTATGGATAATGATGGCTTTATCACCATTGTTGATAGAAAAAAAGACTTAATATTGGTTAAAGGGATGAATGTTTATCCTAGAGAGATAGAAGAACATATCCATCATATAAAAGGTGTAGAAGCTGTTGCTGTTATCAGTGTGCCTGATGAAGATGGTGATGAAACTATACTTGCTTATATTAAAAAAGACCCAGATGTAAATATTACAGAAAAAGATATTAAAGCATACTTGAAAAAATATATAGCTAATTTTAAAATACCTAAATATGTATATTTCCCAAATGAACTTCCACTAACAACTATTGGTAAAATTTTAAAAAGAAAATTAAAAGAAATGGTAATGAAAGGGGAAATAGAAGGTATAAAGTAA
- a CDS encoding flagellar basal body rod C-terminal domain-containing protein, translating into MINAIFGAVTGLNAAAAVSAVTANNIANVKTSGYKSNSAFLSELSTGGVKLSAIRPDNNQGSIIPTNILYDIAVFGNGSEEDLLNTYSYAAGKFAVDDFGNFRGPSGELLFTGAGGNVRLDDNGNLYSNGKLLGIITPTGAEGQEYEPTGFSILSGYMVSSNVNIADEIVNNIINKSFFEANAVMIRTSDEMLGTVVNLKA; encoded by the coding sequence TTGATTAATGCTATATTTGGAGCAGTAACAGGGCTGAATGCAGCAGCTGCTGTTTCTGCTGTAACAGCCAATAATATTGCAAATGTAAAAACATCAGGTTATAAATCTAACAGTGCATTTTTATCTGAACTTAGCACTGGTGGAGTAAAACTTAGTGCTATAAGACCTGATAATAATCAAGGTAGTATTATTCCCACGAATATCCTATATGATATTGCAGTTTTTGGTAATGGCAGTGAAGAAGATTTATTAAATACATACAGCTATGCAGCAGGGAAGTTTGCTGTAGATGATTTTGGTAATTTCAGAGGTCCTTCAGGCGAACTGCTTTTTACTGGTGCTGGTGGTAATGTTCGGCTTGATGATAACGGCAATTTATACAGTAATGGCAAACTGCTTGGAATAATTACTCCAACAGGAGCAGAAGGGCAGGAATATGAACCAACTGGTTTCAGTATATTATCAGGTTATATGGTTTCATCAAATGTAAATATTGCTGATGAAATAGTAAATAATATTATTAATAAAAGTTTTTTTGAGGCAAATGCTGTAATGATAAGAACAAGTGATGAAATGCTTGGAACAGTAGTCAATTTAAAGGCATAA
- a CDS encoding DUF1349 domain-containing protein, whose translation MIFTDKQLRCINEPEKYSINNNEIVITTSPHTDLWQKTYYKFINDNAPMLLAETDEKYFSFIVKASFNTSHRFDQCGIIVYLDSENWLKASIEYENQTFQNLGSVVTNLGYSDWATSNISAEIKEIWYRLSRRESDFKIEYSLNGKYYSQMRICHLHKADNTISFGIYACSPENSSFEAVFSNMNIIECLWYAHDGQQPDSSLL comes from the coding sequence GTGATATTTACTGATAAACAGTTAAGATGTATAAATGAGCCTGAAAAATACTCTATTAATAATAATGAAATAGTTATTACTACATCTCCACATACTGATTTATGGCAGAAAACTTATTATAAGTTTATAAATGATAATGCTCCAATGCTGCTGGCAGAAACGGACGAAAAATATTTTTCATTTATTGTTAAAGCATCATTTAATACAAGCCATAGATTTGACCAGTGCGGTATAATAGTTTATTTAGATAGTGAAAATTGGCTTAAAGCTTCTATAGAGTATGAAAACCAAACATTTCAAAATTTAGGAAGTGTAGTTACAAACTTAGGTTATTCAGACTGGGCAACTTCCAATATATCTGCAGAGATAAAAGAAATATGGTATAGATTAAGCCGCAGAGAAAGTGATTTTAAAATAGAATATTCACTTAATGGAAAATACTACAGCCAGATGAGAATATGCCATTTACATAAAGCAGATAATACAATATCTTTTGGCATATATGCCTGCAGTCCAGAAAATTCTTCATTTGAAGCTGTTTTTTCAAATATGAATATTATAGAATGTTTATGGTATGCTCATGATGGTCAGCAGCCAGACAGCAGTTTATTATAA
- a CDS encoding methyl-accepting chemotaxis protein: MQYLSMKFKVFVLVCSVFIGIIAILMIVMLHERKMTKETGSQIHVLLKQEVEQKIKLATDSMAASLGELVKGLPEDEQIKIIDNAIDKFRFEEDKSGYFFVYKEHTPVAHPTRKDLIGKSLYDTKDDNGIYYVRELFETAKTQNNEGKFVYFVFSKPKPDGSLGIADKIGYAVIIPNTENIWISTGVYIDTLQEYVDNNSINIISKFKSIIAKSLFIGVVVFCIIFFPFVYLFYANIIKSMKALEYNFKRFFAYLHHESKDIDFIPINSKDEFGSISKLIENDIKRTKSDTEQDSALVQSAINVIQKVKDGDSTNRIQLMGINPELNRLKDSMNELLDLLTNSVGGDLTDIMRVFDSYTQLNFTTEVVNADGRVGMVTNALGTEIRKMLNTSCKFAESLSNDAKALTEAVDNLNKHTNFQASTLQKTASSTTQIADFMQSIQDQTTEVVKKSENSREIIKIIKTIADQTTLLALNASIEAARAGEHGRGFAVVADEVRKLAENTQHSLEDIETSINELVESINEITISITKQTEGIKYISNTISQLESDTSENVRIANISSDISARVSQVAKDILDDVNSKQF; the protein is encoded by the coding sequence ATGCAGTATCTTTCTATGAAATTTAAAGTATTTGTATTGGTATGCAGTGTATTTATAGGCATTATTGCTATATTAATGATAGTTATGTTGCATGAAAGAAAAATGACAAAAGAAACAGGCAGTCAAATTCATGTATTGCTTAAACAAGAAGTGGAGCAAAAAATAAAACTTGCAACAGACTCTATGGCGGCATCTTTAGGAGAATTAGTAAAAGGACTACCTGAAGATGAACAAATAAAAATTATAGATAATGCAATTGATAAATTTCGTTTTGAAGAAGATAAAAGCGGATATTTCTTTGTTTATAAAGAACACACTCCAGTAGCTCACCCTACTAGAAAAGATTTAATTGGTAAATCTCTTTATGATACAAAAGATGATAATGGTATTTATTATGTAAGAGAATTGTTTGAAACCGCAAAAACACAAAATAATGAAGGTAAATTCGTTTATTTTGTATTTTCAAAACCTAAACCAGATGGAAGTTTAGGAATAGCAGATAAAATAGGTTATGCGGTAATTATTCCAAATACAGAAAATATATGGATATCAACAGGTGTATATATAGACACATTGCAGGAATATGTTGATAATAACTCTATAAATATTATAAGCAAATTTAAAAGTATTATTGCTAAATCATTATTTATAGGGGTAGTAGTATTCTGTATAATATTCTTCCCATTTGTATACCTTTTTTATGCAAATATCATTAAAAGTATGAAAGCTTTGGAATATAATTTCAAAAGATTTTTTGCATATCTTCATCATGAAAGCAAAGATATTGATTTTATACCTATAAACTCAAAAGATGAATTTGGTTCAATATCAAAACTTATAGAAAATGATATAAAAAGAACAAAAAGTGATACTGAACAGGACAGTGCGTTAGTGCAAAGTGCAATTAATGTTATCCAAAAAGTAAAAGACGGAGACAGCACTAATAGAATACAACTTATGGGGATAAATCCAGAATTGAATAGATTAAAAGATTCTATGAATGAACTTTTGGATTTATTGACTAATTCTGTTGGCGGTGACTTAACAGATATTATGCGTGTATTTGATTCATATACACAACTGAATTTTACAACAGAGGTTGTGAATGCAGATGGTCGTGTAGGAATGGTGACTAATGCATTAGGAACTGAAATCCGTAAAATGCTTAATACAAGCTGTAAGTTTGCTGAATCTTTATCAAATGATGCGAAAGCATTAACGGAAGCAGTTGATAATCTGAATAAGCATACTAATTTTCAAGCTTCTACACTGCAAAAAACAGCAAGCTCAACAACACAAATTGCAGATTTTATGCAGAGCATTCAAGACCAGACAACAGAAGTAGTTAAGAAAAGTGAAAATTCAAGAGAAATAATAAAAATAATAAAAACTATTGCCGACCAAACTACTCTTTTAGCTTTAAATGCATCTATTGAAGCAGCAAGAGCTGGAGAACATGGAAGAGGGTTTGCTGTTGTAGCAGATGAAGTTCGTAAACTTGCTGAAAATACCCAGCATTCATTAGAAGATATTGAAACAAGTATAAATGAACTGGTGGAAAGTATAAATGAAATAACTATTTCCATTACTAAACAAACAGAAGGTATCAAGTATATCAGTAATACCATTTCACAGCTGGAATCAGATACAAGTGAAAATGTAAGAATAGCAAATATATCATCAGATATTAGTGCACGAGTATCTCAGGTTGCAAAAGATATTCTTGATGATGTAAACAGTAAACAATTTTAA
- a CDS encoding 6-phosphofructokinase: MRNIGIITAGGDCGGLNAVVRGAALMAESKGIGALVIPNGYAGLYNLVDFESLTSLNCARSEDIKSIRAGSEAGHSRVKISKIKDDNKYKRIVDGLKKFNIDGLVISGGDDTGSVVVDLHENGIPVVHAPKTMDLDLQTYSVGGDSTINKIATILEDLKTTGRTHNRIMVMEVFGRYAGHTAFRGGIAADADCILIPEVPVDFNAVYEHIKNTYMRRILASDVKAGTYTIVVAEGVKDEHGNLFSEGGAKDAFGHVKLAGAGKFVKNKIEEMLKADPDVKKFMKETGMYVEGLLEIPEVRDVNPGHIVRCGESSAYDANFGKEVGAAAVQLLIDNIHGVTVSHITGNGEIRYMVTKDAIIQRHVDLGVLALHENLGVCFGRKPQPSSPKSSKIESLQDRIY; this comes from the coding sequence ATTCGTAATATTGGAATTATTACAGCAGGGGGAGACTGTGGTGGTCTTAATGCAGTTGTCAGGGGTGCTGCATTAATGGCAGAATCAAAAGGCATTGGTGCATTAGTTATACCTAATGGTTATGCTGGTCTTTATAATTTAGTTGATTTTGAAAGCCTGACAAGTTTAAATTGTGCTAGAAGCGAAGATATTAAATCTATCAGAGCAGGAAGTGAAGCAGGTCATTCGCGTGTAAAAATTTCTAAAATTAAAGATGACAATAAATATAAAAGAATTGTTGATGGACTTAAAAAATTTAATATTGATGGTCTTGTGATATCTGGTGGTGATGATACAGGCAGTGTTGTTGTTGACCTTCATGAAAATGGTATTCCTGTTGTTCATGCTCCTAAAACTATGGATTTAGATTTACAAACATACTCTGTTGGCGGTGATTCTACTATTAATAAAATCGCAACTATACTTGAAGATTTAAAAACAACAGGCAGGACTCACAATAGAATAATGGTTATGGAAGTTTTTGGCAGATATGCTGGTCATACAGCTTTTCGCGGCGGTATTGCAGCAGATGCTGACTGTATCTTGATACCAGAAGTTCCAGTTGATTTTAATGCAGTATATGAACACATTAAAAATACTTATATGAGAAGAATTTTAGCAAGCGATGTTAAAGCTGGCACTTATACAATAGTAGTTGCAGAAGGTGTTAAAGATGAACATGGCAACCTTTTCTCTGAAGGAGGAGCAAAAGATGCTTTTGGTCATGTTAAACTTGCAGGTGCTGGTAAATTTGTAAAAAATAAAATAGAAGAAATGCTGAAAGCTGATCCTGATGTTAAAAAATTTATGAAAGAAACTGGTATGTATGTTGAAGGACTTCTTGAAATACCTGAAGTTAGAGATGTCAACCCTGGTCATATTGTAAGATGTGGAGAAAGCTCTGCTTATGATGCAAACTTTGGTAAAGAAGTTGGTGCAGCAGCAGTTCAGCTTTTAATTGATAATATTCATGGTGTGACTGTATCACATATTACAGGCAATGGTGAAATACGCTATATGGTAACTAAAGATGCTATCATTCAAAGACATGTTGATTTAGGTGTTCTTGCATTACATGAAAATTTAGGTGTATGTTTTGGCAGAAAACCACAGCCATCAAGTCCAAAAAGTTCAAAAATAGAATCATTACAAGACAGGATTTATTAA
- a CDS encoding biotin--[acetyl-CoA-carboxylase] ligase codes for MFDKALFYNSLKTLSFGKNIYIYDTVTSTNNVLLNGDFSYGSVITASSQTKGKGRNGRIWIDTGSSLLFSILLTGLSTEMLMPFNIIAGYAVCSGISLYAETKLKWPNDCVINDKKVSGMLLEASFTGNKAAKIVFGAGINVFNKEFPEDIAYRATSVCLNTDKEIKKELILAETLNTMEQMLNQYKEGILKIEDLWQEYSANYNKKIYVHINGVKKEMIEKGILPTGELIVQDINTNQISNINIGEIGYDFNS; via the coding sequence TTGTTTGATAAAGCTCTTTTTTATAATTCATTGAAAACTTTAAGTTTTGGTAAAAATATTTATATTTATGATACTGTTACATCCACAAATAATGTTTTGCTTAATGGGGATTTTTCTTATGGCTCTGTGATAACGGCATCTAGTCAGACAAAAGGCAAAGGCAGAAATGGGAGAATATGGATAGATACAGGCTCATCGTTGCTTTTTTCTATTTTATTAACAGGGCTTTCTACGGAAATGCTTATGCCTTTTAATATTATTGCTGGTTATGCTGTATGCAGTGGCATTTCACTATATGCTGAAACAAAATTAAAATGGCCGAATGACTGTGTTATAAATGATAAAAAAGTAAGTGGTATGCTGCTTGAAGCATCTTTTACTGGCAATAAGGCTGCTAAAATAGTTTTTGGAGCAGGTATCAATGTGTTTAATAAAGAATTTCCTGAAGATATTGCTTATAGAGCCACATCAGTTTGTTTAAACACAGATAAGGAAATAAAAAAAGAGCTTATTTTAGCTGAAACTTTAAATACTATGGAACAAATGCTTAACCAGTATAAAGAAGGTATTTTAAAAATAGAAGATTTATGGCAGGAGTATTCTGCAAATTATAATAAAAAAATTTATGTTCATATAAATGGTGTAAAAAAAGAAATGATAGAAAAGGGTATACTGCCTACTGGAGAACTAATTGTGCAGGATATTAATACAAATCAAATATCAAATATAAATATTGGAGAAATAGGATATGATTTTAACAGTTGA
- a CDS encoding type III pantothenate kinase, with protein MILTVDIGNTNTVLGIYNDNKLIYKFRIQSIHDKTTDEYASLLLTLLERNNVNVAKIEGAIIGSVVPQLQYTFIRMIKKYFKINTLVVNSELKTGITMQVDNPKEVGADRIANAVAGVEKYGKPCIVIDFGTATTFDIINKYGAYIGGIICPGIMLASKMLRSNTAQLPEVSIKKPSSVIGKNTVHHIQSGIYFGYLEMINGLLRRVLKEEFLDNNVNVIITGGLGNDISNDMEFKAVYEPNLTLDGLMILYKNNI; from the coding sequence ATGATTTTAACAGTTGATATTGGTAATACAAATACTGTTTTAGGAATATATAATGATAACAAATTAATATATAAATTTAGGATACAGTCTATACATGACAAAACTACTGATGAGTATGCAAGCCTTTTATTAACTTTATTAGAAAGAAATAATGTAAATGTTGCTAAAATTGAAGGAGCAATTATAGGCAGTGTTGTTCCGCAGCTGCAGTATACATTTATAAGAATGATAAAAAAATATTTCAAAATAAATACTTTAGTTGTTAACAGTGAACTAAAAACAGGTATTACTATGCAGGTAGATAATCCTAAAGAAGTAGGGGCAGACAGAATTGCTAATGCTGTTGCTGGAGTAGAAAAATATGGTAAACCATGTATAGTGATTGATTTTGGAACAGCTACTACATTTGATATTATTAATAAGTATGGAGCATATATTGGTGGTATTATATGTCCCGGAATAATGCTTGCTTCAAAAATGCTTCGCTCAAATACTGCACAGCTTCCAGAAGTAAGCATAAAAAAACCTTCTTCTGTAATTGGTAAAAATACTGTTCATCATATACAGTCTGGTATTTATTTTGGATATTTAGAAATGATTAATGGCTTATTAAGAAGAGTATTAAAAGAAGAGTTTCTTGATAATAATGTGAATGTTATTATTACAGGTGGACTAGGCAATGATATATCAAATGATATGGAGTTTAAAGCAGTATATGAGCCAAATCTTACATTAGACGGTCTTATGATACTTTATAAAAATAACATATAA